A single region of the Thermoanaerobacterium aotearoense genome encodes:
- a CDS encoding MBL fold metallo-hydrolase produces the protein MKLCFCGGASEVGASCYLANIDGKNILLDCGIRMSSNKDNLPDFQLIQENGGVDVILISHAHMDHIGALPIISRIYPDAKIYMTHAAKDLTRVLLYDSLKIMEREAEIPAYAEIHVKEMLNRIICHTPGHTFSPFLDADLKVTFYSAGHIAGAASIYIVGNGGSFFYSGDFSRFRQNTIEGASIPKLRPDVAFFESTYGDKLHANRELEESRLVEKIGSVVKNGGKVLIPAFALGRAQEIILILKKAINKGMINTKVYVDGMVKDICRIYKLNPNYLRENLAKKIFKGGEIFFDGNVMPVDMPEMREEIIKEPCVIVSSSGMLTGGPSQWYAEKLAGDEKNLIAITGYQDEESPGRRLLELTDEKDDDKKLKLGDKEIPVKCAVDKFGLSAHADMSEILSLVNFLYPKKVFLIHGDPDVIDFLGREVQRDIRTDVYVPQNGDVHDIDIQNPRKQLKREPFPSMKMEDALNEGNVEKLWRFVLDKIGVDIGLSVEDIGEIWGCVEDTDALKDLLNNSVYFQPDKKRMFLYRPVSEEELKSEEDKGPMEVNKMLSLVDEYFSRESGLYKKGARFDEKIAILYFDFPDVAKNKYSDLFKEFEKMTGWKVELNENVNTSAINDAIYKLMPNVSVNKVSYKAADKLVSVKIDGEIENIEEVKDKFYNETGLKLNINGQDAPVDTIHLVDTGDDKLEQNEALKIIDETFKDLPHKPYKKSIKTLNGIKYIELSFISKVVGERYKEKIDELIKKTGWPILVGNGCNQIEVINIAKRVFGEMGVNLKKNPSVYLDDLTVGISIDGDVTDEIIKKINDTLYDMTGLRLR, from the coding sequence ATGAAACTTTGTTTTTGCGGCGGAGCAAGTGAAGTAGGCGCATCGTGCTACTTAGCGAATATAGATGGAAAAAATATTTTACTGGATTGCGGCATAAGGATGTCGTCTAATAAGGATAACCTTCCTGATTTTCAGCTTATTCAGGAAAATGGCGGCGTCGATGTGATATTGATAAGCCATGCTCACATGGATCACATTGGCGCACTGCCTATAATATCGAGGATTTACCCGGATGCCAAGATATACATGACACATGCTGCAAAAGATTTGACAAGGGTACTTTTGTACGACAGCTTAAAGATAATGGAAAGAGAAGCGGAGATACCCGCTTATGCTGAGATACATGTAAAGGAAATGCTAAACAGGATTATATGCCATACGCCTGGGCATACATTTTCACCTTTTTTAGACGCTGATTTAAAGGTTACTTTCTACAGCGCCGGTCATATAGCAGGTGCAGCGTCAATATACATAGTCGGAAATGGGGGAAGCTTTTTTTACTCAGGTGATTTCTCGAGATTTAGGCAGAATACGATAGAAGGTGCCTCAATACCTAAATTAAGGCCAGATGTAGCCTTTTTTGAATCAACGTATGGCGATAAGCTTCATGCAAATAGAGAATTAGAAGAATCAAGGCTTGTTGAGAAGATAGGATCTGTAGTAAAAAATGGCGGAAAGGTGCTGATACCTGCTTTTGCACTTGGGAGAGCGCAGGAAATAATCCTCATACTAAAAAAAGCTATAAATAAAGGCATGATAAATACAAAGGTTTACGTAGATGGCATGGTAAAAGATATATGCAGGATATACAAGTTAAATCCAAACTACCTAAGGGAAAATTTGGCTAAGAAGATTTTTAAAGGCGGAGAAATATTCTTTGATGGCAACGTGATGCCAGTTGACATGCCTGAAATGAGGGAAGAAATCATAAAAGAGCCATGCGTGATAGTATCAAGCTCAGGAATGCTTACAGGCGGTCCCAGCCAGTGGTATGCTGAAAAGCTGGCAGGAGACGAAAAAAATCTGATAGCCATAACAGGGTATCAAGACGAGGAGTCTCCAGGGAGAAGGCTTTTGGAGCTTACAGATGAAAAAGACGATGATAAAAAGCTTAAATTGGGGGATAAAGAAATACCGGTAAAATGTGCAGTTGACAAGTTTGGACTTTCGGCACATGCCGATATGAGCGAGATACTGTCGCTTGTAAATTTCCTTTATCCTAAAAAAGTGTTTTTAATCCATGGCGATCCAGATGTGATAGATTTTTTAGGAAGAGAAGTGCAGAGGGACATTAGGACAGATGTGTATGTACCACAAAATGGCGATGTGCACGATATCGATATACAAAATCCGCGAAAACAGCTTAAAAGAGAGCCGTTTCCTTCAATGAAAATGGAAGATGCTTTAAATGAAGGCAATGTAGAGAAGCTTTGGAGATTTGTGCTGGATAAAATTGGCGTAGACATAGGATTGTCTGTAGAAGATATAGGGGAAATATGGGGTTGCGTGGAAGATACTGATGCTTTAAAAGATTTGCTAAATAACTCAGTATACTTTCAGCCTGATAAAAAGAGGATGTTTTTATATCGCCCTGTATCAGAAGAAGAACTGAAGTCAGAAGAAGATAAAGGCCCTATGGAAGTGAACAAGATGCTTTCATTAGTTGATGAATACTTCAGCAGAGAGTCAGGACTATACAAAAAGGGTGCCAGATTTGATGAGAAGATAGCTATTTTGTACTTTGATTTTCCAGATGTAGCTAAAAATAAGTATTCAGACTTATTTAAAGAATTTGAAAAAATGACAGGGTGGAAAGTCGAATTAAACGAAAATGTAAATACCTCAGCTATAAATGATGCGATATATAAGCTTATGCCAAATGTCTCTGTTAACAAAGTTTCTTACAAAGCCGCCGACAAATTAGTATCTGTAAAGATCGACGGAGAAATTGAAAATATTGAGGAAGTAAAAGATAAATTTTACAATGAGACGGGACTTAAGCTTAACATTAATGGGCAAGACGCGCCAGTTGATACAATTCACCTCGTCGATACAGGCGATGATAAACTGGAGCAGAATGAAGCACTTAAGATCATAGATGAAACATTTAAGGATTTGCCACATAAGCCCTATAAAAAAAGCATAAAGACATTAAACGGCATCAAGTACATTGAGCTATCTTTCATATCTAAAGTAGTCGGCGAAAGGTACAAAGAAAAAATAGACGAGCTTATAAAGAAGACTGGCTGGCCGATCTTGGTAGGAAATGGATGCAATCAGATAGAAGTCATAAATATTGCAAAGAGAGTATTCGGAGAAATGGGAGTTAACCTTAAGAAAAACCCAAGCGTTTATTTAGACGACCTGACAGTTGGCATATCGATAGATGGCGATGTCACAGATGAAATCATCAAAAAAATAAATGACACATTGTACGACATGACAGGATTAAGGCTTAGGTAA
- the larA gene encoding nickel-dependent lactate racemase, translating to MGYKDVSLKYGKGTVNVKVDENMSTVLYPEDLPGVEDPMAEVLRSLEKPIDKAPLSDLVKGKKDVVILASDITRPSPSQILIPPIIDELNKAGISDDSIKIVFGLGYHRKHTDDEKKTLVGEEVFKRIKCIDHDIDDCVYVGTTKRGTPVEVFREVYNADFIIATGNLELHYKAGYSGGHKALLPGVCSKNTIEKNHVLMFSEGAMPGKIDGNPMREDIEEGGKLAGVDFIVNAVLNSHKEIVKVVSGDPIKAHREGAKYIDKMYKRVIPEKADIVVASCGGYPKDINLYQAQKGLDNAQYSVKDGGTIILVAECKEGLGEKLFSDWMVNSSSIDEPLKWIKEEFRLGAHKAAVICEVLKRADIYLVSSFDRSFTEKIFFKYAKTVQDALDEAIKKYRDPKVLVLPYANSTLPYVEE from the coding sequence ATGGGATATAAGGATGTTTCATTGAAATACGGGAAAGGTACGGTAAATGTAAAAGTAGATGAAAATATGTCTACAGTGCTTTATCCTGAGGATTTGCCAGGCGTTGAAGACCCCATGGCAGAAGTATTAAGATCGCTTGAAAAACCAATTGATAAAGCGCCTTTATCTGATTTGGTTAAGGGCAAAAAAGATGTCGTCATACTTGCCAGTGATATAACAAGGCCATCACCATCACAAATTTTGATACCGCCTATAATTGATGAATTAAACAAGGCAGGCATAAGCGATGATAGCATAAAAATCGTTTTTGGGCTTGGATACCATAGAAAGCATACAGATGATGAAAAGAAGACGCTTGTTGGTGAAGAAGTATTTAAAAGGATAAAGTGTATCGACCATGATATAGATGATTGCGTGTACGTTGGCACTACAAAAAGAGGTACGCCTGTAGAAGTCTTTCGTGAAGTATACAATGCAGATTTCATCATAGCTACAGGTAACTTAGAGCTTCACTATAAAGCAGGATACAGCGGAGGACATAAAGCGCTGCTTCCAGGTGTTTGCAGCAAAAATACAATAGAAAAAAACCACGTCCTTATGTTTTCAGAAGGAGCGATGCCAGGCAAAATCGATGGAAACCCTATGAGAGAAGACATCGAAGAAGGAGGAAAGCTGGCAGGTGTTGATTTTATAGTAAATGCAGTTTTAAACAGTCATAAAGAGATAGTAAAAGTAGTATCTGGAGATCCCATAAAAGCCCACAGAGAAGGCGCTAAATACATCGATAAGATGTACAAAAGAGTTATACCCGAAAAAGCTGATATTGTCGTTGCTTCATGTGGAGGATACCCAAAAGACATTAACCTTTATCAAGCTCAAAAAGGGCTTGACAATGCCCAATATTCTGTAAAAGATGGCGGCACTATAATATTGGTTGCGGAATGCAAAGAAGGGCTTGGAGAGAAGCTTTTTTCAGATTGGATGGTAAACTCGTCATCTATAGATGAACCATTGAAATGGATAAAAGAAGAATTCAGGCTTGGAGCACACAAAGCCGCTGTAATCTGCGAAGTATTGAAAAGGGCGGATATATACCTTGTGTCGTCTTTTGATCGCAGTTTTACTGAAAAGATATTCTTTAAATACGCTAAAACCGTTCAAGATGCACTTGATGAAGCCATTAAAAAATACCGCGATCCTAAGGTACTTGTTCTTCCATACGCAAATTCAACCTTGCCGTATGTGGAGGAGTAG
- the dhaS gene encoding dihydroxyacetone kinase transcriptional activator DhaS — protein MANSQITKKVMADALKELMKTKPLNKISVQDIVDRCGLNRQTFYYHFHDIFELLEWIYKKEAIEKISQYKNYEHWTEGFYQVFKYIEDNKLFCMNTLNSLGREHLENYLYSVTYDLVIGVVYEISKNMKVKEKHREFIANFYTLAFIGLIIQWMKKGMKEEPEKLIKDLSELIEGNFMKALQKYELCD, from the coding sequence ATGGCAAATTCTCAAATAACGAAAAAAGTAATGGCTGATGCCCTTAAAGAATTGATGAAGACAAAGCCGTTAAATAAAATCTCCGTACAGGATATAGTAGATAGATGTGGTCTCAATAGGCAGACTTTTTATTATCATTTTCACGATATTTTTGAACTGCTTGAGTGGATTTATAAAAAAGAAGCTATTGAAAAAATCTCTCAATATAAAAATTATGAACATTGGACAGAGGGATTTTATCAAGTATTTAAATACATTGAGGATAACAAATTATTCTGCATGAATACATTAAACTCATTGGGGAGAGAACACTTGGAGAATTATCTTTACTCTGTAACATATGATCTTGTTATTGGGGTTGTTTATGAAATATCCAAAAATATGAAAGTGAAGGAGAAACACAGGGAATTTATTGCGAATTTTTATACCTTGGCATTTATAGGATTGATCATACAATGGATGAAAAAGGGGATGAAGGAAGAACCGGAGAAACTAATTAAAGATTTAAGTGAACTTATTGAAGGCAATTTTATGAAAGCTCTGCAAAAATATGAGCTGTGTGATTAA
- a CDS encoding oleate hydratase has translation MRDYKNTHAYFVGGGIASLAGACYLIRDCSFPGDHIHIFEELNVLGGSNDGAGNPETGYVIRGGRMLNDETYENSWELLLSIPSIDNPEKSVREEIIEFDSQHPTHSNARLVDNNGEVVDVSSMGFDNEDRIALAKLIVTPEEKLNMLKISDWFKPHFFETNFWYMWATTFAFQPWHSLAELRRYMIRFMHEFPRIHTLEGVTRTPYNQYDSLILPIKKFLENHNVDFKLKCVVTDLDFKDSDEITVTKIYYKEEGIEKTIELNESDVVFVTNGSMTEGYSLGAMTKPPVLNDKGASWKLWDKISKKKQGLGNPTVFDDNIQGSKWESFTVTCNNSKFFDLMEKFSRNKAGTGALVTFKDSNWFMSIVLAHQPHFRNQPDDVKVFWGYGLYPDNPGNYVKKKMSECTGEEILIELLHHLKFEKEMDDIIGSANCIPCMMPFITAQFMPRSIGDRPQVVPEGSTNLAFIGQFCEIPDDVVFTEEYSVRSARIAVYKLFGITRPVEPINQYQYDVRTLFKSFVTMFK, from the coding sequence ATGAGAGATTATAAAAACACTCATGCTTATTTTGTAGGAGGAGGAATAGCTTCGCTTGCAGGAGCGTGCTATTTGATTAGGGATTGCAGCTTTCCAGGTGATCATATTCATATTTTCGAAGAATTGAATGTCTTAGGTGGAAGCAATGATGGTGCGGGTAATCCTGAAACTGGATATGTAATAAGAGGCGGCAGGATGCTGAACGATGAGACTTATGAAAATAGTTGGGAGCTTTTATTGTCAATACCATCCATCGACAATCCGGAAAAATCTGTTAGAGAAGAGATAATTGAATTTGATTCTCAACATCCAACCCATTCCAATGCAAGACTTGTTGATAATAACGGTGAAGTTGTAGATGTATCATCTATGGGTTTTGACAATGAGGATAGGATTGCTTTGGCAAAGCTCATTGTAACACCTGAAGAAAAGCTTAATATGTTGAAAATTAGTGATTGGTTTAAACCACACTTTTTTGAGACCAATTTTTGGTACATGTGGGCAACGACTTTTGCATTTCAACCGTGGCATAGCTTAGCAGAATTAAGAAGATATATGATAAGGTTTATGCATGAATTTCCAAGAATTCATACATTGGAAGGTGTGACAAGAACACCTTATAATCAATACGATTCTTTAATTTTACCAATAAAGAAGTTCTTGGAAAATCACAATGTTGATTTCAAACTGAAATGCGTCGTAACAGATCTAGACTTTAAGGATTCAGATGAAATCACAGTTACAAAGATATACTACAAAGAAGAAGGCATAGAAAAGACAATTGAGTTAAATGAAAGCGATGTTGTATTTGTCACGAATGGTTCTATGACAGAGGGCTACAGCTTGGGAGCCATGACAAAGCCACCTGTTTTAAACGATAAAGGTGCATCGTGGAAATTGTGGGATAAGATTTCAAAGAAAAAACAAGGTTTAGGAAATCCTACTGTATTTGACGATAATATACAAGGATCAAAGTGGGAATCATTTACTGTAACTTGTAATAATTCAAAGTTTTTTGATTTGATGGAGAAATTTTCGCGCAATAAAGCTGGGACAGGTGCTCTTGTTACGTTTAAGGATTCTAATTGGTTTATGTCAATTGTTTTGGCACATCAACCACACTTTAGAAATCAACCTGATGATGTAAAAGTATTTTGGGGGTATGGATTGTATCCAGATAATCCGGGCAATTATGTTAAAAAGAAAATGTCAGAATGTACAGGAGAAGAAATATTAATTGAACTTTTGCATCATTTAAAATTTGAAAAAGAGATGGACGATATAATAGGATCAGCAAATTGCATTCCATGCATGATGCCATTTATTACAGCACAATTTATGCCAAGGTCAATAGGAGATAGACCTCAAGTTGTACCGGAAGGCTCAACTAACTTAGCATTTATTGGGCAATTTTGTGAAATACCTGATGACGTAGTATTCACCGAAGAATATTCAGTTAGGTCTGCAAGAATTGCTGTATATAAACTTTTTGGAATAACTAGACCAGTGGAACCGATAAATCAATATCAGTATGATGTAAGAACGTTGTTTAAGTCATTTGTGACGATGTTCAAATGA
- the mntA gene encoding type VII toxin-antitoxin system MntA family adenylyltransferase antitoxin yields MDIAYLSDKDISGYDLFMISQELADLLKRDVDLIDLRKASTVFKAQVVGTKKIIYCSDDLRRMNFEMYALKDYAKLNEERAEIIDKILKRGRIYSE; encoded by the coding sequence ATTGATATTGCGTATTTAAGTGATAAAGATATTAGCGGTTATGATTTATTTATGATTTCGCAGGAATTAGCGGATTTACTAAAACGGGATGTGGATTTAATAGATTTGCGAAAAGCATCAACTGTATTCAAAGCTCAGGTGGTAGGAACGAAAAAAATAATTTATTGCAGCGATGATTTAAGGCGAATGAATTTCGAAATGTATGCATTGAAAGATTATGCGAAATTAAATGAGGAAAGAGCTGAAATAATTGATAAAATATTAAAAAGGGGACGGATTTACAGTGAGTGA
- a CDS encoding DeoR/GlpR family DNA-binding transcription regulator codes for MLAIERRKRIMRLIQENQSVLVPELSKLFNVTEETIRRDLEKLEAEGLLKRTYGGAVINENSSADIPLNIREITNIESKQAISMKVAEYIEDGDTLLLDSSSTVLQVAKQLKFKKKLTVITNSEKIILELANAKDCKVISTGGVLKQNSMSLIGNFAEDMIKNFCVDKAIISSKGFDMTNGITESNEMEAEIKKAMANSAEKVFLLLDHNKFDKSSFVKMFDLDKIDYLFTDRKLSLEWEEFLKKHNIDLIYC; via the coding sequence ATGCTTGCGATAGAACGAAGGAAGAGGATAATGAGGCTTATACAGGAAAATCAAAGCGTCTTGGTGCCTGAGTTAAGTAAATTGTTTAATGTGACAGAGGAAACTATAAGGAGAGATTTAGAGAAACTTGAAGCAGAAGGGCTTTTAAAGAGGACTTATGGTGGTGCTGTTATAAATGAAAATTCAAGTGCTGATATCCCCTTAAATATAAGGGAAATAACGAATATAGAAAGCAAACAGGCCATAAGTATGAAGGTTGCCGAATACATTGAAGATGGTGATACACTTTTGCTTGATTCAAGCTCTACAGTTCTTCAAGTAGCAAAGCAATTAAAATTCAAAAAGAAGCTTACAGTCATAACAAATTCGGAAAAGATAATATTAGAATTAGCAAATGCGAAAGATTGCAAAGTCATTTCTACAGGAGGAGTATTGAAGCAAAATTCTATGTCGCTAATTGGAAATTTCGCGGAAGATATGATAAAAAATTTCTGTGTAGATAAAGCCATAATATCATCAAAAGGTTTTGACATGACAAATGGCATTACAGAGTCAAACGAAATGGAAGCTGAAATAAAAAAAGCCATGGCCAACTCGGCAGAAAAAGTGTTTTTACTTCTTGATCACAACAAATTTGACAAGTCATCGTTCGTCAAGATGTTTGACTTAGATAAAATCGATTATCTATTTACCGATAGAAAGCTGTCTTTAGAATGGGAAGAATTCTTGAAAAAACACAATATTGATTTAATCTATTGTTAG
- a CDS encoding class II aldolase/adducin family protein, whose protein sequence is MYSEYEVKKQICEIGKRIYMNGFVAANDGNITVRIGENEIITTPTGVSKGFMTPDMLLNINLNGEVLKSSGDYKPSTEIKMHLRVYRERPDVKSVIHAHPPFGTGFAIVGIPLTKPIMPEAVISLGCVPIAEYGTPSTEELPDAVSKYLQNYDALLLENHGALTYGPDLISAYYKMESLEFYAKLTFISTLLGGPKELSDSQVEKLYEIRRKFGLKGRHPGDLCSTLGCSTNSAKSNDDDISELVNVITKKVLEQLKYN, encoded by the coding sequence GTGTATTCTGAATATGAGGTAAAAAAACAGATCTGCGAAATAGGAAAGAGAATCTACATGAATGGGTTTGTGGCAGCGAATGACGGCAATATCACCGTTAGGATTGGTGAAAATGAAATAATAACGACGCCTACCGGTGTCAGCAAAGGTTTCATGACTCCAGACATGCTATTAAATATTAATTTAAACGGTGAAGTATTAAAATCTTCAGGCGACTACAAACCGTCCACAGAAATAAAGATGCATCTTAGAGTCTATAGAGAAAGGCCAGATGTCAAATCAGTCATACATGCACATCCACCATTTGGCACAGGTTTTGCTATTGTAGGGATCCCGCTTACAAAGCCAATAATGCCAGAAGCAGTTATATCTTTAGGCTGTGTGCCGATAGCCGAATACGGGACGCCTTCTACAGAAGAGCTGCCAGATGCCGTCTCTAAATATTTGCAAAATTACGATGCGCTTTTATTAGAAAATCATGGTGCGTTGACATACGGTCCTGATTTAATTAGCGCATACTACAAGATGGAATCACTTGAATTTTACGCAAAATTGACATTTATTTCTACACTTCTCGGAGGTCCAAAAGAATTATCAGATAGCCAAGTAGAAAAGCTTTATGAAATTAGGAGAAAATTCGGTTTAAAAGGAAGACATCCAGGCGATTTGTGCAGTACATTAGGATGCAGCACAAATTCTGCAAAATCGAATGATGATGACATTTCTGAACTTGTGAATGTTATCACTAAGAAAGTATTAGAACAATTGAAATACAATTAA
- a CDS encoding propanediol/glycerol family dehydratase large subunit, with protein MKHSKRFEVLGKRPVNQDGFINEWPEKGFIAMCSPNDPKPSIKIENDKIVEMDGKRREDFDFIDLFIADHAINIYQAEKSMKMNSLDIAKMLVDINVERKTIIKVVSGLTPAKIMEVVNHLNVVEMMMAMQKMRARKIPANQSHITNLKDNPVQIAADAAECALRGFREEETTVGVTKYAPFNAIALLIGSQALKRGVLTQCAVEEATELELGMRGFTTYAETISVYGTESVFIDGDDTPYSKAFLASAYASRGLKMRFTSGTGSEVLMGNAEGKSMLYLEIRCIMVTKGAGVQGLQNGAISCIGITSSVPSGIRAVLAENLIASMLDLEVASGNDQTFTHSDIRRTARTMMQFLPGTDFIFSGYSGTPNYDNMFAGSNFDAEDFDDYNVLQRDLMVDGGLRPVKEEDVVEVRRKAAKALQDVFRELNLGVVTDEEVEAAAYAHGSKDMPERDVLSDLESIDEMMKRGITGIDIVKALYRSGHEDIAENILNMLKQRISGDYLQTSAILDEDFNVISAINCPNDYLGPGTGYRIDKDRWEEIKNIPYTINPDNL; from the coding sequence ATGAAACATTCTAAGCGATTTGAGGTTCTCGGCAAAAGACCTGTAAATCAGGATGGATTTATAAATGAATGGCCAGAAAAAGGCTTCATAGCAATGTGTAGTCCCAATGATCCTAAGCCATCAATAAAGATTGAAAACGACAAGATCGTTGAGATGGATGGGAAGAGAAGAGAAGACTTTGATTTTATAGATTTATTCATAGCTGATCACGCTATAAATATTTATCAGGCTGAGAAATCCATGAAAATGAACTCGCTTGATATAGCCAAAATGCTTGTAGATATAAATGTAGAGAGAAAGACTATAATAAAAGTAGTTTCGGGACTTACACCTGCCAAAATAATGGAAGTTGTAAATCATCTTAATGTCGTTGAAATGATGATGGCTATGCAGAAAATGCGAGCAAGAAAGATTCCGGCTAATCAATCACATATTACAAATCTTAAAGATAATCCTGTGCAGATTGCAGCGGATGCTGCCGAATGTGCTTTAAGAGGTTTTAGGGAAGAAGAGACCACCGTAGGAGTGACAAAATATGCTCCGTTTAATGCAATAGCGTTATTGATAGGGTCTCAGGCATTAAAAAGAGGCGTGCTTACTCAATGTGCTGTTGAGGAGGCGACGGAACTTGAATTAGGCATGAGGGGATTTACCACATACGCTGAGACTATATCTGTTTATGGAACTGAAAGTGTTTTTATAGATGGTGACGATACACCTTACTCCAAAGCATTCCTTGCTTCTGCTTATGCGTCAAGAGGATTGAAAATGAGGTTTACGTCAGGTACAGGTTCAGAAGTTCTTATGGGAAATGCAGAGGGTAAATCGATGTTGTACCTGGAAATCAGGTGCATCATGGTTACAAAAGGTGCAGGAGTGCAGGGGCTTCAAAATGGTGCAATAAGCTGTATAGGCATAACTAGCTCAGTTCCTTCAGGTATAAGGGCGGTGCTGGCTGAAAACCTTATAGCATCTATGCTTGATTTAGAGGTAGCATCAGGCAATGATCAGACTTTTACACATTCAGACATAAGAAGGACAGCAAGGACTATGATGCAGTTTTTACCCGGTACTGATTTCATATTTTCAGGTTACAGTGGAACGCCTAATTATGACAATATGTTTGCAGGTTCCAATTTTGATGCAGAAGATTTTGATGACTACAATGTACTGCAAAGGGATTTAATGGTAGATGGAGGGTTAAGGCCTGTAAAAGAAGAAGATGTGGTAGAAGTGAGGCGAAAGGCAGCTAAAGCTTTGCAGGATGTATTTAGAGAGTTAAATCTTGGAGTAGTTACAGATGAAGAAGTAGAAGCAGCAGCATATGCACACGGCAGCAAAGATATGCCTGAAAGAGATGTTTTGTCTGACCTTGAATCAATCGATGAGATGATGAAAAGAGGGATTACAGGCATTGACATCGTAAAGGCTTTATATAGATCTGGACATGAGGATATAGCGGAAAACATTTTAAACATGTTAAAACAGCGCATATCTGGAGACTATTTGCAGACATCAGCTATTCTTGATGAAGATTTTAATGTTATAAGCGCCATAAATTGTCCAAATGATTACTTAGGACCTGGAACAGGATATAGGATTGATAAAGATAGATGGGAAGAGATAAAGAATATTCCTTACACCATTAATCCTGACAATTTGTAA